ACGCCTCCCCCATCCCCCTACGACGACCTACGACGACGCCTATCCGGGAGTCACCCGCCGCCTCGCACGGGCCCCAGCCCCGCGCCCCGTCAGCCCCGCCCCCACCCGCCCCCGCACCCCCCGGCACAATCACCGCATGCATGCGATCTCAGTCGTCCTCGTCGCCCTCATGGCGCTGCTGCACGCCTACATCCTGGTGCTGGAGATGTTCCTGTGGCAGCGCGGCCCGGGCCGCGGCCTCTCCGGCTTCGACGCCGAAATGGCCCGCGCCACCGCGCCGCTGGCCGCGAACCAGGGCCTCTACAACGGCTTCCTGGCCGCGGGCCTGGTCTGGGGGCTGATCGCCGACGACCCGACCGGTCGCCAGGTCCAGATCTTCTTCCTGTCCTGCATGGTCGTCGCCGGCGTCTACGGCGCGGCCACCGCCAACCGCCGCATCCTCTTCGTCCAGGCCCTGCCCGCCGCCGTGACGCTCGCCACGGTCGTCGCGGCGGGCTGAGCCGCTGCCCCGGCACTCGGCCCGTGCCGTGACCTGAGAGCTTCATCACAGGTCACGGCACCAAGAGGCCCTGCCGCGAGGGTGGTGGACAGCACAACGTGGCGAACACAACAGAAGAGGCGGCATCGTGTTGACGATGCCGCCTCTTCGAGAGTGCGCGAGGGGGGAG
The DNA window shown above is from Streptomyces chartreusis and carries:
- a CDS encoding DUF1304 domain-containing protein, whose translation is MHAISVVLVALMALLHAYILVLEMFLWQRGPGRGLSGFDAEMARATAPLAANQGLYNGFLAAGLVWGLIADDPTGRQVQIFFLSCMVVAGVYGAATANRRILFVQALPAAVTLATVVAAG